TGGGCTTCGAGTTCTCTCTCGACGATCTTGCGGTATTCATCGAAGCCTCCCTCTATACTGGTGACGGAACCTCCGCCACAAACCCACAGCTCTTTACAAACCATTCGTATTAACCTCTCGTCGTGAGAAACAAGGATAACACCTCCCTATAACAAACAATTAGTTCTCATTAAATATAGACATTAATTCCATAGAACAATGGCAATTTATGTTTGAAGCAGCCATTAGAACAATCACAGTTTACTAATggctatttaaataataaagtgaTTAGATCAGAGTTTAATCGCTTTATAGACGTCTGTTTACATTCGTTTATGTGGCTTCTCTATAGAACATGATAATCACCGTACACAAAGCGGTAATAAATGTAGTTAAAAATCGTGCCTTAGCAGGTACTCTATTATGATTATACTAACATCAATTATGTTGAAAGACTATAGCCAATGTACTCAAAATTTTCACTTCATACTTAGGCAGCAAATGGCTGAGATAGGAGTACTTTACAGGCTTAGACCACttcattttatcttttatcaGAGTATGAAGCCTCCAGAAAAAGCTACCTCACTTTTGTGTCAGAATTGTGGTACTTTTTCACAGAAGAACAGGTAAgctaattaagtaaaaaattaagaaagataCGTAAGAAGAATGTAAGAAGGTGAAGCCCTGGAAATGATTCTAGGCTACTTTTGATCCAATTGTGGGGAGTTTAAcactaaaaatatgaatgacTTACCGTATATTTAGTAATAGCTTTCCCTAACGCTTCAATGGTCTCAATATCCAGATGGTTGGTAGGCTCGTCCAGCACTAGGAAGTTGGGGTTGCCCATACACATCCGCGCGAAGGCAACCCTGGACTTCTGACCTCCGGACAAACTGGCAATCGTTTGTAAAGCTAAGTCACCACTGACGCCGAAACTGCCCAGTTGTCTTCTGTATTCTTCTATCGTTTTACCTGAAGGTACAAAAGAGtaagtaagttattttaaatgaagaaCGAACATAAATATGAGTCTCCTCTTTTTTGAGAAGCCGAATCAGGCTTATTTTAGCCTGTGATAGCGTAGCATAGTGACATTTCTATGTTGTCTGACCATATTTTTGCTGAGTCACAGAATTTATGTAGGTGTGCTTATAAAATAGCTAATAAATCATATTGGCCAGAACGGTTATTTCCACAAGAAGGTATCGTTTTTCTGtgatgtttaatatttttccatCCTCCACTGAACCAAACAGTCAACCTTATAAATCATCAAGTATAATTTGATTCCAAATAAACAACTCAGGTAAAAAATGATAATTCAGCAAAAAAACTGGAAATCCTTAATAAATATGACACAGCAGTGTAGGTATCGAATTAATCAACCATTGAATCCTAATTATAAAAAGCATTAAGAACAATAGAACAAAAAATGAACCTTATTACTCGAGAAACAAAGTGCTTtgtatcaaattatatttattcgaCCTTTTCAATCTAATCTTATAAAAAGTACCGAGACCTCTAAACCTACCTACAATCAAACGACACTGAACTCTATTTATGTGAAAACAAGGTTCATAATATCCCGATCACTTCCTTGAAACATGTCACTGTGTTACCTACAGTATtcatcagaaaataaataaagtgacaGACAAAAAACCAGCTCTATTGTATAAGAAATAAGGTCCATACCTGGATAACTCCTTTGTAATAGTTCTACGGAATTGACGTTCATTTCAAGTTGGTCGACGTGGTGTTGGGAGAAATAACCGAATTTCAGTCCTCTGTGCACACTGCGAATACCACTGGTAGGCGATAGAATACCCATGATTATTTTTAGTAACGTTGTTTTACCCGCGCCGTTGTCTCCCACCTGGAAAAAggtaataagtaagtaattaaTTGGTAAGTATTTACGTGCTCTTTCTGTGATAATGGTAAATTCAGTCACATGGTTGAAAACTAGGTGATAATTAGGAATATATCTGCTAATGTATCAAAAGAGAGAAGAAGGTTAGGTTACGATTCTTAACTTCATGGGAAAAgagaataagaaatatttagTCAATTTCCCAATAAATATTCATAGGATATTATTTACACGAATGTTGGTCCATGATCACTGgactatttcatgaaaatatttaatcattgCTTCTAAGGTTAAATtccaatgtaaataaaatccaTTGTACCGATAGACCCATAATTACTACTACAGCAAAAAAGCTACCATGAACCGCGATTCATGTTGCCAAGTCGTTATTCCATCAATGGCTGTCACGCATCGTCAACTCTATCTCAAACATCATGACATCTGGCTATCAAAGCAATGATGAGCATTCACGACACTCCAATTATATGGCGAATTAGAAATGCTAAATACTTTCGATTTAATGAAAACCTTTAATAGATTCTCTGGTAATGGTGGTAATAGGAACATAATAAGGGACCTTCAATTGTTACCATTCTGTCTACTTCAATTAAGTTTATTCTCTTAGATTGGTGTTATatcagaaatatttacaatttcagaataattataaaacttaaaaaaatagacGGTCTCAAACCATTACCTAGATAACTACCGCCTTATTTACACTGGACAATCAACTCATAGCTAAAACTACTGAGGAAATGTTCCTTAGTCGTTTGCGGCAGCGGTTCCCCTcgtcctgtggaaactactttCCTCACTCGAATAAAAAGGGGCCTATATGCCCGAAAAAAGCCATTGAACGGTTACGCAACGAACTTCCAAGCCGTCATTAGATTTGAACCGAATTATATTATCTTGAAAGTATACTTACAATACATATCCTAGACTCTAGCGTAGCTCCAAGGTTGACGTAAGAAAATATGACCTTGTCCTTTGAGTAATAAAAACCAACTTCATTCAGCTGCAGAATGGGCGGAGAGAGCGGCTCTGTTTCCGGGAATCGGAGAACCACGTCGATTTCCTTTTCTACGGGTTTTAGTTCAGGTCTGGGAAGAAATTGAGAGATTTAAATTAGTAAAACATAATGGTAATTTCTAGTGAGTTCTTATTATCCCAGACTTCTTATTCTCACTATGAGCATCACACTCACAACATATAACCTTCTCACATTACATACTACCTTCACACTCGAAATATATACTACCTTCACATTCATAGTATATCACTTTAGCACTCATAATGTATGACGTCCACACTCACAATATACGACCCTTCACATTCGAAATATATGACCATCACATTCGCAGTATATCACTTTAGCAATCATAATGTATGACCTTCACACTCAGAATATATGACCTTCACACTCACACTATATGACCTTGATACTCACAACTTATCCAGCATCTTAATCTTGCTCTGCACAGAGGAGGCGCGGTTGGCGTTGTATCGGAAGCGGTCGATGAACTCTTGCGTGTGAGCGCGATGCTGTTGCTGAGCTTCGTACTCGCGTTGCTGATTCTTGTGTTTCTCCGTCTTCGTTTTGTGGAACTGGTCGTAGTTGCCTCTGGAATATAGTAATTGTAAGTATGATTAGTAAGGCAACTCTAGTCTggacatttttatgaataaatggtTGGTATGAATGAATACGACAGGAGCCAGAAATACTAttgcaattaataaatatcACCTTGAAAACTTTGAGCATGTGCAAAACTTTCAGAGAGAAAGCAAGTGCCTAACTATTCGTGTCCATATGATTTCAGTTTTTGGAATACATTAAAAAGTGTGATTCTTATTTACACTAAATACTTTGTTGGCATGTTATGCAGGTACATTTTATAGCAGAGGAATAAGATGGACCCTATAAGACACATTTGAAAGAAATTGGAGTATGTATGAGTCTTCATTAAATCTCTACTATAatatgcccgggtaactggattgagggggtcagatagggcagtcgctcctagtaaagcactggtactcagctacatccggttagactggatgccgatcccaacatagtttgggaaaaaggctcggaggaagattACATTTCTAATATATAACCAAGGTTTTTGGGGTCTTTGACAAGGTTGTTAACATACCTGTAGGTGTCTATCCTCTGCGTATGCAAGTGCATGATATCCGTGGGTACCGTGTCAAGGAAGTTGCGGTCGTGAGACACCACCAGTAGCGTGGTGGGCCAGTTCTGTAGGTAGTTCTCCAGCCAGATGATCGCCTTGATGTCCAACATGTTAGTGGGCTCGTCAAGTAGGAGGAGGTCGGGTCTGTAATAATCGATTAGTTACGATTATTTTAATCGATTTGAGTTGGATAAAATGGATACTTATTTTTGGATCTTTAGCAAACTTATGGAATTCTGTTTCAGGAatcttgatttttttaaaatattgtttaaacgCTCTAAATAGAAAGAAAGATATTATGTGCAGTGACACAAACACAGAAAGTAAGTTTACTATGTTGCTACATAAAACAGTAGGCAACATCAGTTATACAATATATGTACTGTAGGTgggtaattttaaaatactcaaaggaattatatatttttgcactGAACAAGATGAAAATCACTCACTTAGAAAACAAAGCACGGGCCAAAGCTAGCCTCATTCGCCAACCTCCAGAGAAAGTCTTGGTAGCTCTCGTCTGCATCTCCGGCGTGAATCCCAAACCGCTGAGAATGATCGACGCCCGCGCCGGCGCTTTATCCGCCTCAATGTTCTCTAGCTGCGCGTATATCTCGCTCAGCTCGTTTGATAAGCTGGGGTCTGTTGAACTGAGGAAATGGGGAatggttatgttatttattggtGTGGGAAAGAAGAAGAgtaaagaaagttttaaaaagaaaaaataatatttgtatgttaaATTGGAATTATACTTTTGACAAGCGACAGCAAGTAGTTTCATCTCCAGGTTTTTGAGAACTATATCCAATATCCGGGTGGGGCTAAATGTACTATATGTATGTGGGTGTCCTATGGTTCTAGACATTTCTAAGATCTACCCCAATAAAGAAAGTGTGTGTTCTTTTGAGTGTTGAGAATTTTAATACTAAGCCCTATGCTGGGTTTTCAGACACCTTGTATGTTGTAGCTATCCAAAAATCGCAGGTTTCATTATCTTAAATAATAAACCCTTTATtccgtttgtttttttaaagatatatttatatccttgtaaaatgtatatttattcaaatctgTAGAAACAGGTAgatgaagaaatatttctttcatATTGCATCATTTTCAAGTTTTCGTACTTTATCTTGTTTTAATGTTAGGTTTGTTGCAGATACAGGTAAATATGCGAGACATTGCGACCTACCGAGGCTGAATGACTAATTAGATACATATAATACACTAAGTGATGTACTTATAAATTGTTGCCCTTTCATGGTTAACTGCAATGTAAACTTGATAACAATACCCCTTTTTCAAACATCTATTTAAAGAGACTATCGtatactttttatattcttttggaATATGagacatatttttgttgtttgttatgcacatatgtaaatgtaatatgCTCCAACAATAAGTGTCTCTATCTATAGACTTATcacaaagttataaataattataaatgcttACACTTTACTTGTCAATTGATACTCAAGAGTACCCATCACTCTATGTATAGTTATAGAAACTTGGACATCTCTTTCAGTAGATCACTTTCATGCATACCTGAAAAAAGGTTTTGATACTCCAACTTACCCAGTATTAACAAGAGTAGTAATTTCCTTCTCCCGTTTCAACAAATATTCTCTAGTAGTATCACATTCGAGTACACTCTGCAATGCCACGGTATCATCCCCCACAACTTCTTGTTCCACATGTAATATTGATATATGGGAGGGAatcttcaattgttttgatGCTATCATTCTTAGAAGCGTGGTTTTGCCGAGTCCGTTGCGCCCAACAAGGCCGTACCGTCGACCGAAGGCAAGGACTAAGTCCGCGCCTTGTAATAATACTCTGGAAGAAATGTATTGGTTAATGTTGATGGAGTTTAGTCACTTTATCGGCAGCATAGGAGGCAACAGCAAATGACCGCCAATCGGGAAGGTCTTTTAATGTCTAGCAGTAGAGGTTTTTCTGCCACTCAGCATTTATTGGGAATAGGTACCCCAAGCAGGCCAAAGCTCTGACTCATAGTAACTATGCCTCATTTTTTGGCTTATTTTTACTGGCTGGTGGAATTGAATAATCAGGTATCCCACCACAATTCTTTTTTtcctgtaattatttttatggtgcTCAAATAAGCGAAAACCTTTTTTCAAGAgtgtaatgaaaaaatattatgtccTACCTGTCACCATAAGCTATATCAAAGTTCTCTATCCTTATGTCCTGTGTCCTGTTAGTGCCCTTGGCTTCAAGCTTGCT
This window of the Helicoverpa armigera isolate CAAS_96S chromosome 9, ASM3070526v1, whole genome shotgun sequence genome carries:
- the LOC110371500 gene encoding ATP-binding cassette sub-family F member 3, encoding MAQCGEYIKSQFPLIDEELMKYVEDILDSSAGEFEDTEEVYEAVGEVLQGISQKSEKDIRDICEKLLHMLQPEKPGSSNGPRKVLDAPIHLASMTTTVTETEDLRSIWINTRDDNLKVDAKKLEKAEAKLQQKQQKQKDSKAPVSAPILQTATASQVTSKKDSKLEAKGTNRTQDIRIENFDIAYGDRVLLQGADLVLAFGRRYGLVGRNGLGKTTLLRMIASKQLKIPSHISILHVEQEVVGDDTVALQSVLECDTTREYLLKREKEITTLVNTGSTDPSLSNELSEIYAQLENIEADKAPARASIILSGLGFTPEMQTRATKTFSGGWRMRLALARALFSKPDLLLLDEPTNMLDIKAIIWLENYLQNWPTTLLVVSHDRNFLDTVPTDIMHLHTQRIDTYRGNYDQFHKTKTEKHKNQQREYEAQQQHRAHTQEFIDRFRYNANRASSVQSKIKMLDKLPELKPVEKEIDVVLRFPETEPLSPPILQLNEVGFYYSKDKVIFSYVNLGATLESRICIVGDNGAGKTTLLKIIMGILSPTSGIRSVHRGLKFGYFSQHHVDQLEMNVNSVELLQRSYPGKTIEEYRRQLGSFGVSGDLALQTIASLSGGQKSRVAFARMCMGNPNFLVLDEPTNHLDIETIEALGKAITKYTGGVILVSHDERLIRMVCKELWVCGGGSVTSIEGGFDEYRKIVERELEAQNK